One region of Salvia miltiorrhiza cultivar Shanhuang (shh) chromosome 3, IMPLAD_Smil_shh, whole genome shotgun sequence genomic DNA includes:
- the LOC131014402 gene encoding chlorophyll(ide) b reductase NOL, chloroplastic — MIAAAAMAISTSYPPNLSFNTRLPLQKLNRHCYFTLYFTNKTNPSNYNSLSVRNASSSSSSAVEKNNSEPMIPPYNVLITGSTKGIGYALAKEFLKSGDNVIICSRSEERVKSAIESLKVESGKQHVWGTKCDVRDGNDVKNLVAFSKEKLKYIDIWINNAGSNAYSYKPLMEASDQDLIEVVSTNTLGLMICCREAMNMMQKQPRGGHIFNIDGAGSDGRPTPRFAAYGATKRSVVHLTKSLQAELRMQDVQNVLVHNLSPGMVTTDLLMSGANTKQAKFFINVLAEPAEEVAQYLVPNIRSIPTSGSGKPTYIRFLTGLKAYSQIFSVKECTKHKDLHLVLEEIDIFLKIST, encoded by the exons ATGATTGCAGCAGCAGCTATGGCAATTTCAACTTCTTATCCCCCAAATCTTTCATTTAACACTCGCTTACCACTTCAAAAGCTGAACCGCCATTGTTATTTTACGCTTTATTTCACCAACAAAACTAATCCCTCCAATTATAACTCCCTTTCTGTACGAAacgcctcttcttcttcttcttctgctgtTGAGAAGAATAATAGTGAGCCGATGATTCCACCATATAATGTTTTGATCACTGGTTCCACTAAag GAATCGGGTATGCACTTGCAAAAGAGTTTCTAAAATCTGGAGACAATGTCATCATATGCTCCCGATCTG AGGAACGAGTGAAATCTGCTATAGAAAGCTTGAAGGTAGAGTCAGGGAAGCAGCATGTGTGG GGTACCAAGTGTGATGTTCGAGATGGGAATGATGTCAAGAACTTAGTTGCTTTTTCAAAAGAGAAACTCAAATACATTGACATATGG ATAAATAATGCAGGATCAAATGCTTACAGTTACAAACCATTGATGGAGGCATCTGATCAAGATCTAAT TGAAGTTGTCTCTACAAATACCCTAGGATTGATGATTTGCTGCCGAGAG GCAATGAATATGATGCAAAAACAACCTCGAGGTGGTCATATCTTTAACATTGATGGAGCTGGTTCTGATGGTAGACCAACTCCGAG ATTTGCTGCTTATGGGGCTACTAAACGCAGCGTGGTGCATCTGACCAAATCACTACAG GCAGAATTGAGGATGCAAGATgtccaaaatgttctcgtgcATAATCTTTCT CCAGGAATGGTCACAACAGATCTTCTCATGTCAGGTGCAAATACAAAGCAG GCCAAGTTTTTCATCAATGTCTTGGCTGAACCAGCTGAAGAG GTTGCGCAGTACCTAGTTCCCAACATCAGATCTATTCCTACAAGCGGATCTGGAAAACCGACTTACATACGTTTCCTCACTGGATTAAAAGCCTATTCCCAGATATTCTCAGTTAAGGAATGCACAAAACATAA AGACTTGCATTTGGTGCTCGAAGAAATCGATATTTTCTTGAAGATTAGTACTTAA
- the LOC131014401 gene encoding uncharacterized protein LOC131014401, translating into MENEIEMITAPPGPLPNLPEEIIKEILLRLPARSLWKFRCVSKCWLFLISSYDFAKAHLKVSTKKNIYEHGRLTVGTSQSFMNLYTCSLRPMVGNTVYTGSIYPDVDILPDVVRFDRPLRDIDSVIWLEGSCNGLVCVLESARTLILWNPTTNQYRVLPCSGTPLRFEYPRTFGFGYDEFHDDYKVVEVFHLEPGMCVMEPRANVYSLRSNCWKALLNWPNERVAIGSGVFLNEALHWLVIRARSSSDWAIVSHDLALETFVELPLPFIDDDALTFEMNVLGGCLSVCCQYKMWLDVWLLKEYGVVESWNKVMRMPFFVGIGGHSFMFKPLVLMEDGRLLIKYGSELALYDPNNPYIQQKFCDYEVEAAIYFESLVSPNLDDEVIIGRTMPQNVVTKILLRLPVKSLLRFKSVSKEWLSLISSSYFVKAHLKVSTKNNVHIHDKLIFGSNTFPLDLYTCSLHTAIEGSNLTNPIYPATEESIPFDQVKFDCPFVESGDLIWLVGSCNGLVCVSVAAHAVILWNPTTRKSKLIPDSGTDPDCDSITYGFGYEELHDDYKVVEASSDKCETTGMYETQVKVYSVRTNSWKIMYNWPGGNTFGGTGKFLNGAIHWSVRMRSLGRPVRSVIVSHDLATDIFVQLPMPNFDDDDVRVDVKILNGCLVVCCEHNVYMDIWVMKEYGMRESWTKLVRIPFFLDFRDHEFIRPCPLFLSMNGKILMDYGSTISIYDTNNSECPQFSTIFAVESTTYSESLVSPYFDDETTFGRTLPQGIITEVLLRLPVNSLVRFKAVSKEWHSLISSSYFVMAHLKFSTKNNIYIHDKLIFGSKTFDMDLYTCSMYSVIKGSSLADPIYPVAHENSPFDLVWCDDLYEGDSIWFVGSCNGLVCVSVSANTIILWNPTIRKSKVIPDSGTDLDFDNFSITYALGYDEIHNDYKVVEFFGAMRNTGVYETEVKVYSMRTNSWKVLSNWPGRDTFGGPGKFLNGAIHWSVCDFNRAADWVIVSHDLATDIFTELPLPMFHDNDVRVEVHIFKGCLAVHCEHNILMDIWVMKEYGKRESWTKVVSIPFFLDFRDHLFIRPCPLFFSTDGKILIDYGSTIRVYDPSNPHFHQFSTTFEVEAITYIESLVSPDLDAGDFP; encoded by the coding sequence ATGGAAAACGAAATCGAGATGATCACTGCACCACCCGGGCCATTACCCAATCTTCCGGaagaaataatcaaagaaatacTTCTGAGGCTGCCCGCAAGATCACTTTGGAAATTTAGGTGTGTGTCGAAATGTTGGCTTTTCTTGATTTCAAGTTATGATTTTGCCAAGGCCCATCTAAAAGTTTCAACCAAGAAAAACATTTATGAGCATGGTAGACTTACAGTTGGCACCAGTCAATCTTTCATGAATTTATATACTTGTTCTTTACGACCCATGGTTGGGAATACTGTTTATACCGGTTCAATATACCCTGATGTTGATATACTCCCTGATGTTGTTCGGTTTGATCGCCCATTACGCGACATTGATAGCGTGATATGGCTGGAAGGGTCTTGTAATGGGTTGGTTTGTGTACTTGAGTCAGCAAGAACTTTGATTTTGTGGAACCCCACAACCAATCAATACAGGGTGTTGCCTTGCTCCGGTACGCCTTTGAGATTCGAGTATCCACGAACATTTGGGTTTGGTTATGATGAGTTTCATGATGACTATAAGGTGGTGGAGGTTTTTCATTTGGAGCCTGGCATGTGTGTGATGGAGCCTCGAGCCAATGTCTATAGTTTGAGGAGTAATTGTTGGAAGGCGTTGTTGAATTGGCCGAATGAGAGAGTGGCTATTGGGTCGGGGGTGTTTCTGAATGAGGCCCTTCATTGGTTGGTAATTCGTGCTAGGAGTTCGTCTGATTGGGCGATTGTTTCCCATGATCTTGCTTTGGAGACGTTTGTGGAGTTGCCACTTCCATTTATTGATGATGATGCTCTCACATTTGAGATGAATGTATTAGGCGGTTGCCTTTCTGTGTGTTGTCAATATAAAATGTGGTTGGATGTGTGGCTCTTGAAGGAATATGGTGTGGTGGAATCATGGAATAAAGTTATGAGAATGCCATTCTTTGTGGGTATAGGGGGGCATTCTTTTATGTTCAAACCATTGGTTCTGATGGAGGATGGTCGATTGCTGATTAAATATGGATCCGAGTTGGCATTATATGATCCGAATAACCCATATATTCAGCAGAAGTTTTGTGACTATGAAGTTGAGGCTGCAATATATTTCGAGAGTCTGGTTTCACCAAATTTGGATGATGAAGTAATCATTGGAAGAACAATGCCCCAGAATGTTGTTACAAAGATCCTCCTGAGATTACCGGTGAAGTCTCTCTTGCGCTTCAAATCTGTTTCAAAAGAATGGCTTTCTTTAATTTCAAGCTCTTATTTTGTTAAGGCCCATCTCAAGGTATCAACCAAGAACAATGTACACATCCATGACAAACTCATCTTTGGCTCAAATACCTTCCCATTGGATCTATATACTTGTTCGCTCCACACTGCGATTGAGGGTTCTAATTTAACTAATCCTATTTACCCTGCAACTGAAGAAAGTATACCATTTGATCAAGTAAAGTTTGATTGTCCTTTTGTTGAGTCAGGTGATTTGATATGGCTTGTGGGTTCCTGTAATGGGCTGGTTTGTGTGTCTGTAGCTGCTCACGCCGTCATTTTGTGGAATCCAACTACAAGAAAATCAAAACTCATACCAGACTCTGGCACAGATCCGGATTGTGATTCGATCACATATGGTTTTGGTTATGAAGAACTGCACGATGACTATAAAGTGGTGGAGGCTTCTAGTGATAAGTGTGAGACGACAGGTATGTATGAGACTCAAGTAAAGGTTTACAGTGTGAGGACTAACTCTTGGAAGATTATGTATAATTGGCCAGGCGGGAATACATTTGGCGGGACAGGCAAGTTTCTAAATGGAGCCATACATTGGTCAGTGCGAATGCGGAGCTTAGGAAGACCAGTTCGCTCGGTTATTGTTTCTCATGATCTTGCAACAGATATCTTTGTTCAGTTACCTATGCCTaattttgatgatgatgatgtcaGAGTAGATGTAAAGATTTTAAATGGTTGCTTAGTTGTGTGCTGTGAACATAATGTTTACATGGATATATGGGTGATGAAGGAATATGGTATGAGAGAATCATGGACTAAACTAGTCCGCATCCCATTTTTTCTGGATTTCAGGGATCACGAATTTATCAGACCTTGTCCGTTGTTTTTATCGATGAATGGAAAGATTTTAATGGATTATGGATCAACGATAAGTATATATGACACGAATAACTCGGAGTGCCCTCAATTTAGTACTATCTTTGCAGTAGAGTCCACTACCTATTCCGAGAGTCTAGTTTCGCCATATTTTGATGATGAAACAACCTTTGGAAGGACATTGCCTCAAGGAATTATTACAGAGGTCCTCCTGAGATTACCTGTGAATTCTCTCGTGCGTTTTAAAGCTGTTTCAAAAGAATGGCATTCACTAATTTCAAGCTCATATTTTGTGATGGCCCATCTCAAATTTTCCACAAAGAACAATATATACATCCACGACAAGCTCATCTTTGGCTCCAAAACCTTTGACATGGATCTCTACACTTGTTCTATGTACTCTGTGATCAAGGGTTCATCGTTGGCTGATCCTATTTACCCTGTAGCTCATGAAAATTCACCATTTGATCTTGTGTGGTGTGATGATCTTTATGAAGGTGACTCCATATGGTTTGTGGGTTCCTGTAACGGGCTGGTTTGTGTGTCTGTATCTGCTAACACCATCATTTTGTGGAATCCAACTATTAGAAAATCAAAAGTGATTCCGGACTCTGGCACTGATTTAGATTTTGATAACTTCAGCATCACATATGCTTTGGGTTATGATGAAATTCACAATGATTATAAGGTGGTGGAGTTTTTTGGTGCCATGCGCAATACAGGTGTGTATGAGACTGAAGTAAAGGTTTACAGCATGAGGACTAATTCTTGGAAGGTATTATCGAATTGGCCAGGAAGGGATACATTTGGTGGGCCGGGCAAGTTTCTAAACGGTGCAATCCATTGGTCCGTGTGTGACTTCAATAGAGCAGCTGACTGGGTTATTGTTTCTCATGATCTTGCTACTGATATCTTCACTGAGTTACCTTTACCTATGTTTCATGATAATGATGTCCGAGTGGAGGTTCACATTTTTAAAGGTTGCCTTGCTGTGCATTGTGAACATAATATTCTCATGGATATATGGGTAATGAAGGAATACGGTAAGAGAGAGTCATGGACCAAAGTCGTTTCCATCCCATTTTTTCTGGATTTTAGGGATCACTTATTTATCAGACCTTGTCCGCTGTTTTTTTCAACGGATGGCAAGATATTAATTGATTATGGATCAACTATACGAGTATATGATCCGAGCAACCCGCACTTCCATCAATTTAGCACTACCTTTGAAGTTGAGGCTATAACGTACATTGAAAGCTTAGTGTCACCTGATCTTGATGCAGGGGATTTTCCTTGA
- the LOC131014400 gene encoding phospholipid-transporting ATPase 1, whose product MKASQQRPLLIPSPRTPGKEELPYTPIAIDSSIPVSSMSKPYSDSQIEMSGTSNKVADFVRNPSSQSIQSKSSSGHSIKEVNFREGHEPNPNPVRYGSRGASSDSNPVRYGSRGASSGGFSTSFKEIKDEDARLVYVNDPGRTNEKRFKFAGNSIRTSKYSILTFLPRNLFEQFHRIAYIYFLVIAILNQLPQLAVFGREASILPLAMVLFVTAVKDAYEDYRRHRSDRIENNRLASVLVNGEFEDKKWKDICVGEVIKISGSQTLPCDMVLLSTSDATGVAYVQTTNLDGESNLKTRYAKQETQMKAPLVENIGGLLIKCEKPNRNIYGFQANMDIDGKRISLGPSNIILRGCELKNTDWIIGVAVYAGKETKAMLNNAGAPSKRSRLEKRMNKEIIILSFFLVTLCTVVSICHGAWLRRHREELYLMQFYRKYDYSEPEVEKYEYYGWGMEIFFVFLMSVIVFQVMIPISLYISVELVRIGQAYFMIRDDRMFDKSTNSRFQCRALNINEDLGQIKYVFSDKTGTLTENKMEFQCASIGGVDYDNGKVINTEDGQTGYSVQVDGMVLRPKMMVKVDQDLLHLSKMKHTDEGRHVRDFLVALAACNTIVPLTVETSDPAVKLIEYQGESPDEQALVYAAASYGFMLVERSSGHIIIDIQGERQRFNVLGLHEFDSDRKRMSVIVGCPEQKVKVFVKGADTTMFKVIDKSLNLNMVKATESHLHSYSSKGLRTLVIGMRELSTSEFEQWQSSYESASTALMGRAYLLRKVANNVENNLKLLGASGIEDKLQQGVPEAIESLRTAGIKVWVLTGDKQETAISIGYSSKLLTSKMTQIVINNNTKDSCRKSLDDALQVYKKLSNVSHSNYGGHGAGTNQLALIIDGTSLVYILESELEEKLFELASKCTAVLCCRVAPLQKAGIVALIKNRTDDMTLAIGDGANDVSMIQKADVGIGISGQEGRQAVMASDFSMGQFRFLVPLLLIHGHWNYQRIGYMILYNFYRNVVLVFVLFWYVLFTGFTLTTAITDWSSVLYSVIYTSLPTIVVGILDKDLGRSTLLKYPQLYGAGQRGESYNGKLFWVTILDTLWQSIAAFFIPLIAYWDSTVGGSALGDLWILAVVILVNIHLAMDVIRWYSITHIAIWGSILATFICVMIIDTLPFLPGYWAFFMIAKTKLFWVCLLGIVVAGMVPRFVVKVFVQHCKPNDIHIAREAEKFGNIRERDAETEMNPIFDLPRSTSSS is encoded by the exons ATGAAGGCCTCCCAACAGCGGCCTTTGCTGATTCCTTCACCTCGAACACCGGGTAAAGAAGAGCTCCCTTACACTCCTATTGCTATTGATAGTTCAATTCCTGTTTCTTCTATGTCAAAACCTTATTCAGATTCCCAGATTGAAATGAGTGGAACCTCTAATAAAGTTGCTGATTTTGTGAGGAACCCTTCCTCCCAATCCATTCAGTCAAAGTCCTCTAGCGGCCACTCCATTAAGGAGGTGAACTTTAGAGAAGGGCATGAGCCTAACCCTAACCCTGTTAGGTATGGCTCCAGGGGTGCTAGTTCGGATTCGAACCCCGTTAGATATGGTTCGAGGGGTGCTAGCTCTGGAGGGTTTAGTACATCTTTTAAGGAGATCAAAGATGAGGATGCAAGGTTAGTGTATGTGAATGATCCTGGGAGAACAAATGAGAAGAGGTTTAAGTTTGCTGGGAATTCAATTAGGACTTCCAAATATAGTATCCTCACTTTCTTGCCTAGGAATTTGTTTGAGCAGTTCCATAGGATAGCTTACATATACTTTCTAGTGATTGCCATTCTCAATCAGCTTCCTCAGCTGGCTGTTTTTGGCCGGGAAGCTTCCATTCTGCCATTGGCCATGGTGCTTTTTGTTACGGCAGTTAAGGATGCGTATGAGGACTACAGGCGCCATAGGTCGGATAGGATTGAGAACAACCGGCTGGCATCAGTCTTAGTGAATGGAGAGTTTGAGGATAAGAAATGGAAAGACATTTGTGTCGGGGAGGTCATTAAGATCTCCGGGAGTCAAACTCTTCCATGTGATATGGTGTTGCTCTCGACTAGCGATGCTACTGGTGTCGCGTATGTACAGACGACGAATTTGGATGGGGAGTCGAATTTGAAGACGCGGTATGCAAAGCAGGAGACTCAAATGAAAGCCCCACTTGTGGAGAACATAGGGGGGCTGCTGATCAAGTGTGAGAAACCAAATAGGAATATATATGGTTTCCAGGCAAACATGGATATTGATGGAAAGCGTATTTCTCTTGGACCGTCCAATATAATCCTACGTGGTTGTGAACTGAAGAACACGGATTGGATAATTGGTGTTGCAGTTTATGCTGGAAAGGAGACAAAAGCGATGCTTAACAATGCGGGAGCTCCATCCAAGAGAAGCCGTCTTGAGAAGCGCATGAACAAGGAGATTATCATCCTGTCATTTTTTCTTGTGACATTATGTACTGTAGTCTCCATTTGTCATGGTGCTTGGTTGAGACGCCACAGAGAGGAGTTGTACCTGATGCAATTTTACAGGAAATACGACTACTCAGAACCTGAAGtcgaaaaatatgaatattatgGTTGGGGAATGGAGATATTCTTTGTGTTCCTCATGTCTGTCATTGTTTTCCAAGTTATGATTCCTATATCGTTGTACATATCCGTGGAGCTTGTTCGTATTGGCCAGGCTTATTTTATGATCCGAGATGACAGGATGTTTGACAAATCCACCAATTCAAGATTCCAGTGTAGGGCATTGAACATAAATGAAGATTTGGGGCAGATAAAATATGTTTTCTCTGACAAAACTGGCACTCTGACTGAGAACAAGATGGAATTTCAGTGTGCAAGCATTGGAGGAGTAGACTACGACAATGGGAAGGTCATCAATACTGAAGATGGGCAAACAGGGTACTCAGTTCAAG TTGATGGGATGGTTTTAAGGCCAAAGATGATGGTAAAAGTTGATCAAGACCTTCTCCATTTGTCAAAAATGAAACATACAGATGAAGGCAGACATGTTCGTGACTTCCTCGTGGCATTGGCTGCTTGCAACACCATAGTGCCTCTCACTGTTGAGACATCTGATCCTGCTGTAAAATTGATAGAATACCAGGGGGAGTCACCTGATGAACAGGCATTGGTCTACGCTGCTGCCTCGTATGGTTTTATGCTCGTTGAACGCTCTTCTGGTCACATAATCATTGACATCCAAGGGGAAAGGCAAAG GTTCAACGTCTTGGGTTTGCACGAGTTTGATAGTGATCGGAAGAGGATGTCAGTTATTGTAGGATGCCCGGAACAGAAAGTGAAGGTTTTCGTAAAAGGAGCTGATACAACTATGTTCAAAGTGATAGATAAATCCTTGAACTTGAACATGGTAAAAGCAACCGAGAGTCATCTTCACTCTTATTCGTCAAAGGGTTTGCGAACACTTGTCATTGGAATGCGGGAACTGAGTACGTCTGAATTTGAGCAATGGCAATCATCTTATGAGTCAGCTAGCACGGCCTTGATGGGCAGAGCATATTTACTTCGTAAAGTTGCCAACAATGTGGAAAACAATCTTAAATTATTAGGTGCATCTGGGATCGAAGATAAACTGCAGCAGGGTGTGCCAGAAGCAATTGAGTCTCTAAGAACGGCTGGTATCAAGGTCTGGGTTTTAACCGGGGACAAGCAAGAAACAGCCATCTCGATTGGCTACTCGTCTAAGCTACTGACGAGTAAGATGACCCAGATAGTGATAAACAACAACACTAAGGACTCATGTAGGAAGAGCTTGGATGATGCTTTGCAAGTGTATAAGAAGCTCTCAAATGTTTCCCATTCCAACTACGGAGGCCATGGAGCTGGAACTAATCAACTTGCCTTAATAATTGATGGAACAAGCCTTGTGTATATTTTAGAGTCTGAACTTGAGGAAAAG CTTTTTGAGTTAGCTAGCAAATGTACTGCAGTATTGTGTTGCCGTGTGGCTCCTTTGCAGAAAGCTGGTATAGTAGCTCTCATAAAAAATAGAACTGATGACATGACCCTCGCCATTGGTGATG GAGCGAATGACGTTTCCATGATTCAAAAGGCCGATGTGGGTATTGGAATCAGCGGCCAAGAGGGAAGGCAAGCTGTCATGGCATCAGATTTCTCGATGGGTCAATTCAGATTTTTGGTCCCGCTACTGTTAATACATGGACACTGGAATTATCAACGGATCGGCTACATGATATTATACAATTTCTATAGGAATGTCGTTCtagtttttgttttgttctG GTATGTGCTCTTCACTGGATTCACCCTGACAACTGCAATCACTGATTGGAGCTCTGTGTTGTATTCAGTAATATACACGTCGTTGCCTACTATAGTTGTAGGAATTCTTGATAAGGATTTGGGTAGGAGTACCCTCCTCAAATATCCTCAACTTTACGGGGCTGGACAAAGGGGAGAAAGCTACAATGGGAAGTTATTCTGGGTCACGATATTGGACACGTTGTGGCAAAGCATAGCTGCCTTCTTCATACCCCTCATTGCTTACTGGGATAGCACGGTTGGTGGTTCGGCCTTGGGAGATCTTTGGATACTTGCAGTCGTGATTCTGGTGAATATTCATCTGGCAATGGACGTGATCAGATGGTACTCGATCACTCACATTGCCATCTGGGGATCTATACTCGCAACCTTCATCTGCGTCATGATAATCGATACCTTGCCCTTCCTGCCTGGCTACTG GGCCTTCTTCATGATTGCGAAGACGAAGTTATTTTGGGTATGCTTGCTTGGTATCGTGGTAGCAGGAATGGTTCCTCGTTTCGTGGTAAAAGTATTTGTACAGCACTGTAAACCCAACGATATTCATATTGCGAGAGAAGCAGAGAAATTTGGAAATATAAGGGAAAGAGATGCAGAAACAGAGATGAATCCCATTTTTGATCTTCCACGGAGTACTTCTAGTAGTTAG
- the LOC131014403 gene encoding uncharacterized protein LOC131014403: MLPHFNSHLHNPNNQLQLNGANASAPHQVMGSQGNLGQINPQFRPGVLNNAQLPMPPFTNPNPFFAPNQFFPFPQGAFHNLNANNLPQPFAQNAINPAQFLPNWQLNMPNLVQNVTQLLQMQMMNAAPQDLGLFMNAQSGAGSNNGVLPLPVDGNSLTRMNHNNAVTKDIGVHHAQRNWDIFSPGAANPQSDAGVVNDVNDRKNTWRKPHDKNFTGNHKHNESQRGFGNKQFHTRQNAQGNFKFNNENRGKGNKKFVGKNFNLSSPSEQIQVGKKRSLMLNYTEQEIQHWREERKKNYPSQTNMEKKLKKNPKQPEVTDEAAKIRRQQLKEILAKQAELGCEVAEIPSCYLSDPEQQTDGNKQNNKAFGKRDRFHNKFDKKGRFQHSDRFSKKQRYENGHSASLQNQTTNPHRENKKEPSLLKKLLSSEIKKEKKHLLQVFRFMVVNNFFENWPEKPLEFPKVIVKESGDESEIVKQKPYVIKGDTSSALATLENGLDKDDDVCTAKYPNGEDVGERP, from the exons ATGCTTCCTCACTTCAATTCTCACCTCCACAACCCTAACAATCAACTTCAACTCAATGGAGCTAATGCTTCAGCTCCACATCAG GTTATGGGGAGCCAAGGCAATTTAGGGCAAATAAACCCTCAGTTTCGACCGGGAGTGCTCAATAATGCTCAGCTGCCAATGCCACCCTTTACGAACCCAAATCCCTTTTTTGCTCCAAACCAATTTTTCCCCTTTCCACAAGGCGCTTTCCACAACCTAAATGCTAACAATTTGCCTCAGCCTTTCGCTCAGAATGCCATAAACCCTGCTCAGTTCTTGCCTAATTGGCAACTGAATATGCCTAATTTAGTGCAAAATGTCACCCAGCTTCTGCAAATGCAAATGATGAATGCTGCCCCTCAAGATTTGGGTCTTTTTATGAATGCACAATCGGGTGCAGGAAGTAACAACGGGGTCTTGCCACTGCCTGTTGATGGAAACAGTTTAACGCGTATGAACCATAATAACGCTGTAACCAAAGATATCGGTGTTCATCATGCACAACGAAATTGGGATATCTTTTCTCCTGGTGCTGCAAACCCGCAG AGCGATGCTGGAGTAGTTAATGATGTGAATGACAGAAAGAATACTTGGCGAAAACCTCATGACAAGAACTTCACTGGGAACCATAAACATAATGAATCACAGAGAGG ATTTGGCAACAAGCAATTTCATACTCGCCAAAATGCACAGGGAAACTTCAAGTTTAATAATGAAAATCGAGGAAAAG GGAACAAAAAATTTGTAGGGAAGAACTTTAACTTATCCAGCCCTTCTGAGCAAATTCAAGTGGGAAAAAAGAG GTCTCTCATGTTAAATTATACAGAACAAGAAATTCAACATTGGCGTGAAGAACGCAAGAAAAACTACCCATCACAAACCAACATGGAGAAG AAGTTGAAAAAGAATCCAAAACAGCCCGAGGTCACAGATGAAGCCGCAAAGATAAGACGGCAG CAACTCAAGGAAATATTGGCAAAACAAGCTGAATTAGGTTGTGAAGTAGCAGAAATACCATCTTGTTACCTATCTGATCCTGAGCAACAGACAGATGGtaacaaacaaaataataagGCATTTGGAAAGAGGGACAGATTTCATAACAAGTTTGATAAGAAGGGCAGATTCCAGCATAGTGACCGCTTCTCTAAGAAACAAAGATATGAAAATGGTCATTCTGCTAGCTTGCAAAACCAAACGACCAACCCGCATAGAGAGAATAAAAAGGAGCCATCTCTGTTGAAGAAACTACTAAGTTCTGAGATCAAGAAAGAGAAGAAACATCTCCTGCAGGTTTTCAGGTTCATGGTAGTGAATAACTTCTTTGAGAATTGGCCTGAAAAACCTCTGGAATTCCCTAAAGTTATTGTCAAAGAATCTGGTGATGAAAGTGAGATTGTAAAACAGAAACCCTACGTGATTAAAGGTGATACTTCTAGTGCCCTTGCTACTCTAGAAAATGGTCTAGATAAAGATGATGATGTTTGTACTGCAAAATATCCAAATGGTGAAGATGTAGGTGAAAGACCTTAA